In Catenulispora sp. MAP5-51, a genomic segment contains:
- a CDS encoding DUF4190 domain-containing protein produces MAIAALVLGICGFFFVTPIVGLVLGLVALSSVRRTGQKGKGLAVSGMVLSSLWIALFATLITVAIIVTPDPAQRDANGNVVKAGAVPVFKLHPKDCFTLPAGALGSSNNDTRTLKVVPCSTPHDSEAFAYFDATESSFPGVDGLRTDGVSQCVKKLDGYLPDPASLPSGSRVQFIYPNKDAWGQGERRVTCFLQFPSATMTQSVQRDLSSYNADQVRFLNAVNPLAEAVSELNALPDSADLSTLQMSAGAISNAAQAEVTALTAQPWPSDVQPMVDALVAKQGQVAHLWARAAGDDDESTFEDDAHQANAAFDMKDMQAIRSALGFTTIAGGAGGGQAAA; encoded by the coding sequence ATGGCGATCGCCGCGCTCGTCCTGGGCATCTGCGGGTTCTTCTTCGTCACGCCGATCGTCGGGCTGGTGCTCGGGCTGGTGGCGCTGTCGTCGGTGCGCAGGACCGGGCAGAAGGGCAAAGGGCTGGCGGTCAGCGGGATGGTGTTGTCGAGCCTGTGGATCGCGCTCTTCGCCACGCTCATCACGGTCGCCATCATCGTCACCCCGGACCCGGCGCAGCGGGACGCCAACGGTAACGTGGTCAAGGCGGGCGCGGTCCCGGTCTTCAAGCTGCACCCGAAGGACTGCTTCACGCTGCCGGCCGGGGCGCTCGGCTCCTCGAACAACGACACCCGGACTTTGAAGGTCGTCCCCTGCTCGACGCCGCACGACAGCGAGGCGTTCGCCTACTTCGACGCCACCGAGAGTTCCTTCCCCGGGGTGGACGGGCTGCGCACCGACGGCGTCTCGCAGTGCGTGAAGAAGCTGGACGGATACCTGCCGGACCCGGCCTCGCTGCCCAGCGGCAGCCGCGTGCAGTTCATCTACCCGAACAAGGACGCCTGGGGCCAGGGCGAGCGCCGCGTGACGTGCTTCCTGCAGTTCCCGTCGGCCACGATGACGCAGTCGGTCCAGCGTGACCTGTCGAGCTACAACGCCGACCAGGTGCGCTTCCTGAACGCGGTCAACCCCCTGGCCGAGGCCGTCAGTGAACTGAACGCCCTGCCGGACTCGGCGGACCTGTCGACGTTGCAGATGAGTGCGGGCGCCATCTCGAACGCCGCGCAGGCCGAGGTGACGGCACTGACGGCGCAGCCGTGGCCGTCCGACGTCCAGCCGATGGTCGACGCACTCGTGGCGAAGCAGGGCCAGGTGGCGCACCTGTGGGCGCGCGCTGCGGGGGACGACGACGAGAGCACGTTCGAGGACGACGCGCACCAGGCCAACGCGGCGTTCGACATGAAGGACATGCAGGCGATCCGGTCCGCGCTCGGGTTCACGACTATTGCCGGGGGCGCGGGCGGCGGTCAGGCGGCGGCCTGA
- a CDS encoding TetR/AcrR family transcriptional regulator — protein MMREPQQDRSRATRRRLLEACVDCLADGGWSATTVAVVAERAGVSRGAAQHHFPTREDLITAALEHMFDERIDSARAELAAPGTSPTTEAVVARVVEHFTGTLFKAALQVWTAAAADEALRERVVPLEQKFGRVAYRMAIEALGVGDEDETGHRLVQATLDLARGLGLADVLTDDSARRAEVVRAWAAHLDAVLGERRSRD, from the coding sequence CTGATGCGCGAACCTCAGCAGGACCGAAGCCGGGCCACGCGCCGCCGACTGCTGGAGGCGTGCGTGGACTGCCTGGCCGACGGGGGGTGGAGCGCCACGACCGTGGCCGTGGTCGCCGAGCGCGCGGGCGTCTCCCGGGGCGCGGCCCAGCACCATTTCCCCACGCGCGAGGACCTGATCACCGCCGCGCTGGAGCACATGTTCGACGAACGGATCGACTCGGCGCGCGCCGAACTCGCCGCGCCCGGGACGTCGCCGACCACCGAGGCGGTGGTCGCGCGGGTGGTGGAGCACTTCACCGGCACGCTGTTCAAGGCGGCGTTGCAGGTGTGGACGGCGGCCGCGGCCGACGAGGCGCTGCGCGAGCGCGTGGTGCCGCTGGAGCAGAAGTTCGGCCGCGTCGCCTACCGGATGGCGATCGAGGCCCTCGGCGTCGGCGACGAGGACGAGACCGGGCACCGGCTGGTCCAGGCCACGCTCGACCTGGCGCGCGGGCTCGGGCTCGCGGACGTGCTGACCGACGACTCGGCGCGGCGCGCGGAGGTGGTGCGGGCTTGGGCGGCGCACTTGGACGCGGTGTTGGGGGAGCGCCGATCACGTGACTGA